The sequence ATGAGAATAATTGGACCTCACCAGAAGTCAAAATATGTTAACTATTGACTTCATTGATTGACAAAGATATTCATATTATCTCTGCATTGTCTTTTAGCGAGCCTATCAATTAATGTTGGTGTTCTTGCAGCTTATTATGATAAATAAAAGTACTGCTAACATAATGGTGTTGAACTGTCAACATGAGAGGCATTTACATTTCAAAGAGAATAGTTCAAACGTTATGGGGTTCAACATTGAAAAGAGTTTTCAGAAACTATAACCTTTTATTTTGTTTAAAAATCTTCCACCACCCCTTCGATCTAGCAGGTATAACATAATTGTGTCGTATTCTTTGCCATCAAACAAGCGTATCAAGGCCCAAGGGTTGAAATAAttaagttaaaaaatatattattattatttcaacaCATGCTCGCACTGGGTCAAGAAAATCCCAAATTGGATCTGATGACCTACTTGGAGCAATCGCGCCCCCTGGCGATTTTTTTCTTTGCAGCCTAAAATTCTATGGGTGCTACAGATAACGATTGATAGATTTGTCAGTCATCCACAAGGTGATTAAAaagttacttttatttctttatttcaagTTTATCAATTTCATATTAACAAAGATAAATATGGAATCTCTGCCAAGTGAGCATCTACAGTAGTCCAGATGCAAAATATTGTAGCCTCCTCTTCAAGATTACGACCGTCtcctatagtcaatgaacaaatGGAAATAAATTACTAGGATGAAAACAGTTAATATTGTTTTGAAACGATATTAACTGTGATACAAATTAAATTAACACAATTATGCTATAGCCGGGTCAATTAAATACCCTATACGACTGAACCATTAGTGGATTGTTGTCTGGCCCTGCACATGTCTAGCGCTTTCAACTGGCTTGCCTCCCACTCTTGCCTTGTCCTCAGACTTGCTCAATGATTATTGGCCTACATTCCCCCACTTGAATCCTGGGCAGTTAGTTACAAGTAGAGCAATTCAGGTGCAAAACATTGCATTTCTTCAAATATTTGAGATAAGGCAGGATACCATAATCAGGAAGTTCCTGACAacaatgtaatgtcatgtaaataATTAGGGCAACAACTTCAATATTGACCTTTACACACAGCTTCCTTTTCTCATTTGAGATACTCAAAGTAATAGGCCTAGTCTTCCGATGTTCTGCTGAAGTCAAGTCCATGCAAATGTACGGTATGCCTGTTCTTTAGATTTGGGTAAATGTAATTTTAGGCATCTTTCACCATAATTATCATATTTCAAACCAtaaaattaaaaaatgtttttgattTAACGATCATGTGATAATGGGAATAGAGGGGGATTTTGactgtttacacaggcagcccaattctgatcttttgcccaattatttTCAACTGATCTGTTTGATCAAAATACCAATAATTGGCCTAAAGATCACAGATAAATTGAACAGCTTTTCTAATGCAGATGTGAGATGTTAATTAACACTACTGTTATGGATTGTAAGTGCTGGCAGGCCTTTGATTGAAGATTATTTGCACGTTGGGAGAATCAGATGTATCTGTGCTTTGAACCAGGGACCTGTCTTGGCTTTGATTGGGAAGGGGGAAAGACTACCAAATATCGTACAAGAGGAATCTTAATTTACTAAATTATGGGTCGAAGTGGAAGGAAaagttgtgtgtgttttgtgcttTCAAGAGATCACTAAGATCCCTATGCTATGTATAGGTTGACCCAATATATCTGGTCTGAATTCACATGTCTACTGTGGTGTTTCTAATCAGCAGACAATCTTATTGCATATTCCAACCTTGCATTACAAGCTGCTTGTTTGTGTGAAAAGATCATACATTCACTGTTGTGGATATATGATTGTAATCTACATTGTAAATCAGTACTACTGATTTCTTAAATTATCTTTTCATGCGTCTGTAGATTTAAGGATGTAGTGATTGATGTAAGTAGACTTGGGTCAAATGTCAAATCCTTTGGAGCTTGGAGTTTGCACTTTTGGCAGTATTCCATGGGCAACGTACTGGGTAAACTAAATCATGCCTAGTTTAATTGAAATTATTTGACATGATCCAGGTCTGGATGTACCTATGTAGCAATACATTTCAGGTATTTTAATTATTAAAATAGCCTAGACTATAGTAGCTGCAGAGCATAGAGTGTGGTTTTCAGATGTGGCTAGCAATGGTCCCCCTGAAAGTCATCTGTCATTTGTTCTTCCTGTGTCCTCCTTTAGTTTGTCTGACATCTCTAAGCAAATAagccccaatacacacacacagacagggcccATTCTAGGGCCACCAACCCCTCTTCTAATGTTTGCGTGACAAAAAAAGGCAAGGCAAATCCTACAATGGAATCAGATAATCACCACCATGTGAAGAGCCTCCCAATCCACATTGACTCTTGGATTAACTGTCTGTTTGGCTAATAATTTTAATCTGTCGAAGGGGTGGTGGGTTTGGAATAAACATGTAATCCCTTTGCCCCTCCTCCCCAGAGTCCCCACACCAGTGATGGGCCATAAATGGGACCCTTGATCAACTAAAATGGCTGCCAGACAGACATAAATAAGCACACTGACATACTGTTGCCAGACTGGGCTTGCTTTACATTGTCCAGTGGAATGCACACGTTAGAGTGTGTAGACAACGGTGATACTGAAAGGGTGCAGCCCAGGTTCACAGGGTCAGGGGCTGTCTGGGAACACATGTACAGATGTAGACAACATGAAGAAATGGAAAGGCattagttttttattttttattaaaaagtATTATGCAATGGTAATATTTAGCCTCTTTAAAGAAATATACTTTAGTATTGATCTAAATATTACATCTATCTAAAAGTTTTCATAATTAGTGATTTTTGAAATATCGGAACAGGGTGCAGACATTTACTCCAACCAATTTGCAATCCTCTCGTCCTGCAAACTAACAATAATTAAAACTACTACAAATAAAGTAGGCTAATACATGTATGCCTCTGGATAAATTCACTATTTCCAACCCACAAAAATCCACTAACTATACTGTCTTTAGGAGTTTTCTTACCTCAAACATCTCTGCAAAGTAATGCTTTTGTGAAACGCATCCAAGACTTCCCATTGACATTGAGCAGACTGACTTTGACAAACGCTTTGTATGAAATTGTAGGTTATAAATTGTAGAAATCCCTGTATGATTCTAGAGGAATGGTGTTCAAATGACCCTATACATGAAACGGATACAATACATCGTTTGGGAGATGGTTGCCTTTCAAGTATGGCACTTCTGATGTCTTGACCGGTACGTGGCTTCTAATGTCACACCTTTTGTTGGGATAGCCTATCggtccccctccccatccccatccccctcatcctcctcaaTGTGTGAATGACTGACTGGGAGGGCCAGGGGCTTATAAGGGCCGGCCCGATGTCAGAGtgccactgtctctctctgagctactTTGCAGCtgtgcttctctcctctctgctggacACGACACCCTCTTAGAAGATTTACGATGGATTTGCTCCGTGTTTGCGTCTTGTGCGCTGCTGCTTTCGTCACCGTCTCCAAGGCTTTTACGCACAACGACATGAAGGATGCCCTGCTTCAAAAACTTGGGCTGGATGATGTTCCGAAAATTCACAAAAGGGACTTGGAGAATCTTGTCATCCCGACGCTCGTTAAAAATAAATATCTGTCAATGCTGAAGCTGCATCACGACAGGCGGCGCAGGTCTCTGCCGAGCTTGGCGGGGATCCTGAGGGGAATTCGAGGAAATGCAGGTAAATTAATTTTACAGTACAGACATAAATAAAAATGCTTCCTAAATCTGAATTATTTTTAATTTAATGTTGTCAGACCTATTTTTAGCATAGGCGCACACATTTACTTGTTTTATGCATTTGTGCGCCCTCATTGTTCTGTTTATGCAAGTGTGCATTCCATCCCATTCATATTTTTATCGGATTTTATATTCAACACCTAAGCATTTCTATGTTCTGTTTGATTAGACATCTCTGGGGTGTTTGTGTACTCGGACACCACTCGGCAACGGATGGTATTCGATATGGATACCCGCATCCCCCATAACAGTGAGGTGACCATGGCCGAACTGAAACTGTACAATAAAGCCCCTAACAAGCGCTCCATGCCCGAGAGGAGGAACCACCGGCCAGTCAACAACGCCAGAGTCTCCATCTACTGGGTAGATATGCTGGAGAACGGCTCTAACAGAACCTCCCTGGTGGACTCACGGTAAGATTTTACGCAAAGTCGTGTCCAGATCATTTCCGTTAGGCTGTGTTGTCCTTTGTTCTTATCATTTAGACCCTATGTGCAAGGTTTTTAATCAACCATTTATTTCCTGTAGGTTGATCCCCATCCATGAGACCGGTTGGAAAAGCTTTGATGTCACTCAGGCTTTGCACTATTGGTCAAAGACGCAGCAAAAAACACCTATGCACCTGGAGGTGTGGATCGAGGGCGAGAGACCTGGCAGCTACGCGGCAGAAATTGCTAAGAGTGTCCACTTTACCACCCAGGACCAGGCGGACAACACCTTGGGAAAACCTGAGCTGGTCCTCTACACGCTCAACCTCGAAGAGTTTGGGTAAGGCGCTCTTTAATATGCAGAATGTGTAAACATTGTAACACTGGTCCGGTGACAATTATCATACCTTTAGGCTACACATCAATTAGTACAGGTTAACTAACGACTCCCTATTTGGTTTCCGCATAGGTCTCGGGGCGACTGTGAAAACAACCCAGATAAGGACACGTGCTGTAGAGATAAATACTTCATCAATTTCCGCGCGCTCACGTGGACCCAGTACTGGATCATCGAGCCAGCGGGATACCAGGCCTACAGATGCGCCGGGGGATGCAAGCAGCCCAAGCGCAACTATGGCTACGGGGAGAGGAAGTGTAGCATCGCAGAGAGCACTCCGCTGCCCATTATGTACCTGGTCAAGAAGGGCGACTACACCGAGATAGAAGTGGCTGAGTTCCCCAACATGATCGTGGAGTCATGTGCCTGCACCATGGACAACATCTCCATAGTTTGAAGTTAAGTGTTTGGGACTGGGCAGGGCAGGACGCCTCCAAATGGACTTACAGTACTTTCCTATTTAAAATGGGAATTCTCAGGGAGAGTTGCAGGCTATAATAAGAGGGAGCACGGCAGATCTCTTGAGATAAACTAACCAAGCACTTTATTATATTTTGTAAATAATTAATTCATAAGTTTGCCTTTGTATGAATGGTATACTGTACCACTCAGACGAAACTGTCAAGATTTGGTCTGATGTTATATTTTTGAGCTGTAAATACTATGGATTTCATGATTAAATGTAACATATTTTCTTTAATTAAACAAGTCGTTATTTTATTTGTCATGAAGCGCGATTGGGAAAATCACACTGACAGAAATGTATT is a genomic window of Oncorhynchus gorbuscha isolate QuinsamMale2020 ecotype Even-year linkage group LG12, OgorEven_v1.0, whole genome shotgun sequence containing:
- the LOC123990960 gene encoding left-right determination factor 2-like isoform X1, with amino-acid sequence MTRLRRFTMDLLRVCVLCAAAFVTVSKAFTHNDMKDALLQKLGLDDVPKIHKRDLENLVIPTLVKNKYLSMLKLHHDRRRRSLPSLAGILRGIRGNADISGVFVYSDTTRQRMVFDMDTRIPHNSEVTMAELKLYNKAPNKRSMPERRNHRPVNNARVSIYWVDMLENGSNRTSLVDSRLIPIHETGWKSFDVTQALHYWSKTQQKTPMHLEVWIEGERPGSYAAEIAKSVHFTTQDQADNTLGKPELVLYTLNLEEFGSRGDCENNPDKDTCCRDKYFINFRALTWTQYWIIEPAGYQAYRCAGGCKQPKRNYGYGERKCSIAESTPLPIMYLVKKGDYTEIEVAEFPNMIVESCACTMDNISIV
- the LOC123990960 gene encoding left-right determination factor 2-like isoform X2; translated protein: MDLLRVCVLCAAAFVTVSKAFTHNDMKDALLQKLGLDDVPKIHKRDLENLVIPTLVKNKYLSMLKLHHDRRRRSLPSLAGILRGIRGNADISGVFVYSDTTRQRMVFDMDTRIPHNSEVTMAELKLYNKAPNKRSMPERRNHRPVNNARVSIYWVDMLENGSNRTSLVDSRLIPIHETGWKSFDVTQALHYWSKTQQKTPMHLEVWIEGERPGSYAAEIAKSVHFTTQDQADNTLGKPELVLYTLNLEEFGSRGDCENNPDKDTCCRDKYFINFRALTWTQYWIIEPAGYQAYRCAGGCKQPKRNYGYGERKCSIAESTPLPIMYLVKKGDYTEIEVAEFPNMIVESCACTMDNISIV